Below is a genomic region from Pseudomonas svalbardensis.
GGAGCAATTAGGTATTCGACTCAACACATTGCGTTCAAGATCATCATTACTAATAAACGAATTATAACTGAGCGCCCACGACGGACAGCGCTTCAAAATCTCCAACTGCTTTGCGTCATCAACAGCAACCCGACGCACATAATCGATATTATTATTGGGTCCAGTACCGTAATAACTTTCCTGATCGCCTGCACCACCAATAAAAAATATAACCAAGTCTCGCAAAATAACAGATACCTGTTTAACAGACTGGTCCGTTTTACAGGTCAACGTTTGGTTTTTTACATCTCTTTCAGGCAACTCTTGTTTCACCGCTGCAGCTTCACCAGCCATGCCAATCACTCCACAAACAATTTAATGGTCTCGGCCAAATGAGAACTGACGGTGTGAGTAAAACCGGACGCATCCGTAACGCCATGCTCTTCGCTGCCGTCACCACGCTGAATGGTGTATGGGTGATAAGGAATCGGCTCACCGGTCGCGTCATTCACCACTTGTAATCTGTCGGTAAAATGCACCGGCATCGGAAGCAACCCACTAAAGGCTGCTCCGCCTCCGCTTTGTCCGATGATAACGGTCCCGGAACCGCCGATGACTACGTTGCCGTGCCCGCCCGTGCTATCGAGGGTTGCAGCGTTGAGACCATTGATGAATACCGTACCCGAAACAGCACCGGTAATTGGGCTGCCACAGGCAGATTTGTCCGTCATGCGAGCAGCGGCCAGACCATCGAGGAAAACATCTGGCGATCCAGAAATAATCGGATTGGTGCCATGTCCTGGTCACGGGCACGACGTAGGGTCGGTAACGCGCGCAGCAGGTTTTCCACTCAAGTCAAAGCTCCTTGCTTTTGAGTTTTAAAGCGATGTGGCAAACATCTACGGTGCAAAAGAAAAGCACCAACAGCGTTCAACCAAATCGGACAGTCGATGGCGATCGTGACGAATGTCGAGAGATGAAGATGCCAAAGGCATTGCAGGTGTCATCCGTGAGCGCGCAAAGGCGAACAGAATGCCGGACTAGAGCGGTGGCGACAACTGATTCAGCAGCCCATTGCCATCAGCGATCACCGCCCCTCGGCAAACTCCCGCAACACCGCCCCGTCCATCCGATACCGCACCCACTCTTCCTGCGGCTGCGCACCCAATGACTTGTAGAACTCGATCGCGGGTTTGTTCCAGTCCAGCACGCTCCACTCAAATCGACCGCAATCATTGGCGCAGGCGATTTTCGCCAAGTGACGCAGCAAGGTTTTACCCGCGCCGCCACCGCGTTGTTCGGGGGTGATGTAGAGGTCTTCGAGGTACAGGCAGTTGCTGCCGAGCCACGTGGAATAGCTGAAGAAAAACACCGCGAAGCCGATCGGCGAGCCGTCGCGCAGGCAGATCAGACCGTGGGCGGTGGCGCCTTCGCTGAACAGGCTGCGCTCGATGTCGGCGACGCTGGCGATGACTTCGTGGCGGGCACGTTCGTAGTCGGCCAGTTCGGTGATGAACCCGAGGATTTGCGGTGCATCGCTCGGGGTCGCCGGGCGGATCTCGATCGTCATGGACGTGCCTTCGTCAAAAGTTGAAAACGCCATACTAAGTCGGCGAGCGACGCTCGTCACACTGGAAATTCAAAGCTGATCCATGGAGCATGTGTAGCCGCTGGCGAAGCCTGCTGCTACAGGACTATGTCGCTGCAAAAGACGTTTTCACTTAACAGGATGTTTATGAACACTGATGCTTTCGCACCACTGCAACTCCTCGCTGCGCAACTGCTGCCCCACGCGCTGGAACCCTCAGAGGACGGCGCTCACGATCTGTCGCACTTGCAGCGGGTCTGGCACAACGTGCAAACACTCCATGCGCAAGAAGATGGTGATCTTGAAGTGTTGCTCGCGGCAGTGCTGTTGCACGATTGCGTGGCGGTAGAGAAGAACTCGCCGCTGCGTTCTCAGGCGTCGCGGTTGGCCGCCGAGAAGGCATCGAAATTGTTGGTGGACATGGCCTGGCCAGACGCAAAAGTCAGCGCGGTTGCCCACGCCATCGAAGCGCACAGTTTTTCCGCCAACATCACGCCGACCACGCTCGAAGCGAAAATCATGCAGGACGCCGACCGCCTCGACTCCCTTGGCATGCTCGGCGTGGCGCGCACCTTTTACATCGCCGGACGTATGGGCAGCGCGTTGTACGACCCAGAGGATCCCGAGGCGAAGGACCGGGACTACGATGACAAACGTTTTTGCCTCGACCATTTCCAGACCAAGCTGCTGCACCTGGCGGATGGATTCCAGACGACCACCGGCCAGCGTCTGGCGCAGACTCGCCACGAACGGTTGAAGGGGTTCATGGTGTTGTTCAAGGAAGAAATAGGCGTCTGCTAAACGCATTACTCCGGCCAGCGCTAACCCTGAAATCGAAAACCTCAGACTTAACATCGACGCCTTGCGTGATAGATAGATGAAGCTCTCTTCTATCGGGTCAAGGAACCGCGTCATGCCTAGCGCAACACCCCAAGTCTCCAGCAGGTTGTTCGGCCTGTTTTGCCTGGCCAGCTATCTGCTGTCGCTGTCCTATGGCTCGACCTTTTTGCTGTCGTTGTTGATCGGTTCCCGCGGCGGCAACGAGCACGATGCCGGCAGTGTGATTTCGGCGGCGATGCTCAGTACGTTTGCAGCGGTAATCGTCTCCGGGCACTTGTCCGATTTGCTCGGCGCGGCGCGCTCGATTGCGCTGCTCGGCATTCTGCTGGTGGCCGCCAGCCTGGGCTTCGCCCTGGCGCCAGGCTTCGGCAATCTGCTGTTGTTTTTCGGACTCTTGCTGGGGCTGGGTTGGGGCGTGTTCTACACCCTCGGGCCGATCATCGTGGCGAGTCTGGTAACGCCTGCCCAACGCGCGAAATACTTTGCGCTGCTGTCGGGCAGCATGATGACCGGGATCGGCAGCGGTCCCTTGTTAGGCCGCGCTGCCAGTGCACTCGGCTATCCGATCACCGCGGCGTTTTACCTCGCGGCGCTGGCCAGCCTGATCGGCGTATTGCTGTTCTGGCGGTTGGATTCGCAGCTGAAAAAAGCGTCGGCCCACTCGGCAGCGGTGTCGCGAATTTCCTGGCGTGCAGCGGCGCAAGTGCTGTCGTCCAGAGCGGTGTTTCCGATCATCATGGTCGGGCTTGGCGGGTGCGTTTTCGGCGGTCTGTCGAGTTTTCAAACCAGCTACGCGGCGGCGCGTTCACTCGACTATTCATTGTTCTTCCTCGGCTTCATGAGCGCAGCGATCAGCAGCCGCATGCTGATCGCCGGTTTCGTGGTCAAGCGCGACCCGTTCCGGGCGTCCTGCCTGTTGTCGGGCTTGATGATGGGCTCAATCCTGATGTTCGCTTTTGTGGTCAATGACGGGTTCAGCTACGTGCTGGCGGCGGTGATGCTCGGGGTCGGTTACGGGCTGACCTATTCGGTGATCAATGGCCTGGCGGCCAACGAGGCGCCGAACGGCACCACCGCGCAATCCTTGCTGCTGTTCAGCCTGTCCTACTTTATCGGTGTGTTTGGTTTTCCGTTGCTGGCCGGAAAAATCATCGTGAAACAGGGGATGGCGTCGTTGTTGCTCACGGTGTTGGCGGTTGCTGTATTGAATTGGCTGATCAGCGTCGGCCGGCTGGTCTGGCGCCGAAGCGTTACCAGCAAAGCGCTGCAGCAGGCCTAGACCGTTCGTCGTTCATCAGGCACCAATCCAAATCGGGGGCGGACCAACATCAGGTAAGGATTCTAATTAAATGGACCTATCCACATCCATGAAGAGGTAACCATGAACGTCGATAAAAACCTTGAGAAAGAAGTCCTGACCCGTCTGCTGCATGCCCACCCAACCGGTTTGGGTAAAGAGGTCCTGGACAATTACCGGGGGGAGAGAGTCGTGGCCAGCACCCTCGCCACGCTGCAGGATCGTGGATTGATCCAGCACGGTCATGTGATCTGCAACGAGGCCGGTGAGCACTCGTTGAACTTGCCGATCAAACTCAGTGCCACAGGGGTGGAGGCGGCGCGCAAGCTGGATATTTAAACAGCTGAGGACCCTTTCGCGAGCAGGCTCGCTCCCACAGGGATCTGCGTACGCTGCAGATTCAATGTGGGAGCGAGCCTGTCTCCGGGCGGCGATCCGACGAAGACGTCAGATCAGCCACCAAAGGTCTTGCGGATTAACGCATCCACCTCAGCAGTCCCCGGCGAAGTCGCCGGCCCCCACCGAGTGACCGCCAACGCAGCCGCCGCATTAGCCCGCCGCGCCGCCTCACTCGCCGACAATCCTTGCGCCAACCCGGCCACAAATACCCCGGCATGCGCATCCCCCGCGCCGTTGCTGTCCACCGCCTCAACCTTGAAACCCGGCACATGCTGGCGGTCTCCACGCTGGCTGATCCAGCACCCTTGCGGGCCGTCACGAACCACCATCAAGACGTCGGCCGGCAGATGATCGGCCAACCGGTTCAAGGCCTCGGCAATGTCCGCCGCACCGGTAAACTTCAACGCCTCGACGCTGTTGCTGGTCCACAGATCGATGCGCGCCAGCAAGGCTTGCATCAACGGCTCATCCGGCGAATCCACCAGCGGGCCCGGATCGAAAACCACGTTGATTCCTCGCGGCAAATCCAGCACCCAATCCACCAGCGCCTGGGCTTTGCCGCCATGCAGCAGGCTGTAGCCGCTGACGTAGACATAGTCACCCACCTCGGCCGGCACGCTGGCCAAATCCTCGGCCGTCAGCTCACCTTCGGCACCGATATAGGAAATGAAACTGCGCTCGGCCGAGGCTTCGGTCAACGCGACGCACAATCCCGTATCCCGTTCGGCTCGGTGAGTGATGCCGATCCGAATGCCTTCAGCCTTCATCGCCTCGCGCGCCAGATCGCCGAAACGCCCGGTGCCGTGGCGCCCGAGGTAAACCACCGGCAAACCATTGCGCTGGGCGGCAGCCATCACATTGAAGCCGCCGCCAGCCTCAAAACTGGCGGATTGCGCCAGCACATCGCCGCCCGAATGTGGCAGTTTATCCACGGCCATGACCAGGTCGATGATGACCTGGCCGGTGTGCAGCAATCTAGGCATGAGCGTTCTCGACCAACGCGGCGCGACGATCCCTGGCGCCACCCAGCACAAAGTAAATCCCGCCGGCCACCAGGAACGTCACGATCCAGCCGAGGCCGTTATGGCCCAGCCAGGAGTCGGACAGGAAACCTCGGAACCACACGGTTTGTTCGGTCGTGCCGATGGTGGTGAAGCTGAAGCCCAGCACGATCGCCACCGCCCACGCACCGAAGGCGCGCCACTCGACACCGCCGCTGTACCAGTAAGCGCTGCTCGGGCTGACGTCCAGCAGGTCTTTGGGGCTGTAGTAATGACGATGGATCAGGTCGACGACAAAGATCCCGACCCACGCGGTGATCGGCACCGCCAGCAGCGAAATGAAGGTAATGAACGGGCCGTAGAAACTGTCGGCGATCAGCATGAAATAAATCGAACCGGCGAAGATCGCGACGATGTCCACCACCACCGCGTAAACGCGTTTGACCTTCAGGCCGAGGGTCAGCGTGGTCAAACCGGCGGAGTACACCGACAGGTTGTTCGACAGCAGCAACCCGCCGAACGCGGTGATCAGGTACGGCACAGCCATCCAGGTTGGCAGCATGTCGCGGATCGCGATGATCGGGTCGGTGGCGGAGGCCAGGTCATTGTTGCCCACTGAAAGCAGGCCGCCGAGGGTGATCAGCAACACCAGCGGAATCCCCGCACCGAACGCTGCCGACGCCACCAGGCGTGCGGCTTTGACGCTGCGGTGCTGGTAGCGCGACATGTCGGCACCGGCATTGGCCCAACCAATCCCGGTGCCGGCAGCCATGGTGCCGACGCCGATGATCATCGCGCTAAGCGGTGCCGGTGTGGCATTGAACACCGCGCTCCAGTCGATGGTGGCGCAGAGGAAACCGCCGACCAGAATGTTCAGCGCACCGAACACGTAGGTTGCCCACTTCTGGATCACCAGCAAGGTGGCGTGACCGAGGCCCGACACCGACAGGGTCAGCAGCACGAAAATCGCAATGAAAATCAACGTCAGCACGGGTGCGCTTTTGGCTTCCACCGGCGAGCCGAACAGGATCGAGCACAGCGACAACAGCACGAACGCGGCGGTGGTGGTGTTGACGGTTTCCCAGCCCAGACGCGACATCAGCGAGACCAGGGTCGGACCGATGTTGCCGCGTACACCGAAGATCGCTCGCGACAACGTCAGGCTCGGTGCGCGACCACGGCGACCGGCAATGGAGATGATCCCGACCACCGCGAAGGAACCGGCGGCACCCAGGATCGCGACGATGATCGCCTGCCAGATCGCCAAGCCGCGAAAGGCTACAAGGGTCGCACCCAGCGGCAGGCCGAGAATGGAGATGTTGGCAGCAAACCAGACCCAGAACAGCTGCAGCGGATGACCGTTGCACTCCGCTTCCGGCACGGGCTCGATGCCACGGGTTTCCAGTTGCCCGGCGCTTGGCCCGGCGTTCGATGAACTCATGTGAAATGCTCCTGTTGCCTTTGTTGTGGTTGTGGGCAATGACGGAAGACAAAACGACATCCCGGCTGTCCTGGCCAAGTCAGTGCGATCCATTGCGGATGAAAAATTCAAGTAGGCGGCGCGCCTATCGCGAGCAAGCTCGCGAAGACGTCAGTACTGTCAGCGCAAGGCCAACAGCCCTTGCACCAACGGTTCCAGCTCCAGATCGTTAACGGTTTTGACCTTGTCGATCATCGCCGTCGGCCAACTCTCAAGGCCCAGGCAGGCCCCGAGCATGGCGCCGAGAATCGCCGCGATGGTGTCAGTGTCGCCGCCAAGGCTCGCCGCCATGCACAGCGCTTCGAACGCGTTCATTTCACCAATGGCCACTTGCTGGGCCAGGGCAAACGAGACCACCACCGATTCCTGTGAAGCCACCGAAGTGCCGATCACGTCGTACATCAAGTCCGCCAGCAATGCCTTGTCGCTGTCGACACTGATGGTCCGCGCCCAGCTGATGCGCGAGGCGATGCGTCCGCCAGCCACCCAGTAACCGTGGCTTTCAGCTTGTTGAGCGATTTGCTGGCCGAGGTTCAACGCTTCGCCCAGGTCCATGCCGTTGATACCGGCCGAGACCACCGCCGCCACCGCCGCCGCGCTGGAGATGCCCAGCGTGGTGTTGTGGGTAACCTGGCAAGCCTGCACGACAGCGTTGATGAAACGCTCAGGGTTGGCGACATCCGCCGCAATCCCCACCGGCGTGATGCGCATCGCCGCGCCATTGGTGGTGCCGTAGCGCCCCGCTTCTTCCGGCGAGTGGCCGGCGAGGATCATCTCGATGGCACGTTTGGTCGAAGGGCCCAGCAAGTCTTGCGAGCCCTTGGCCTGCATCGCGGCTTCCCATTCGATCAACCGTTGGGCGAGCACCGACGGTTCGATCCGGCCCTCACCTTCAACCAGCAATTGGCCGACCAGAATCGCCTGTTCGGTGTCATCGGTGATCGAGCCTTTGAGCATGTTGGCGGCGATCGGTTGATCGGGGCCCGCGTCCTCCAGGTCAGTGATCTCGCCGAAGCGCACCTTGATCTCGGCACGGCTCAGGGATTGGGTCGGCATGCCCAGCGCGTCGCCCAGGGCCAGTCCGTAGAACGCGCCGAGGGCACGGTTGAGCGCGGTCATTTTGACTCTCCAAACTGCAGGTGCAGGCGAAAATGCACCGGGTCGAGCAAGCTTTCGACCTGCTCCATGAATCGGTTTTGCCGGTCGTAGGTGGTGCGCAAGGCCTTGAGGAAAACCGTGCCTTGCGGACGACCGAGCAGTTCGGCGTCTTCGGCGTTCAACGGTTCGGCGCCGATCCATTGATCGCCGCGCTCGCCGATATAGCCGTAAGCGGCCAGGGTGATGGTCAGGGAATTGTCGATAAGGCCGACCCGCGGCAGGCTTTCCAGGCCTCCGGTGGCGGGCATCAATGAGCGTTCAAGGGAGACCAGCTTGCCTTCGTTGGAACGGCGGCGACGGTCGAGGGTGATGAATTGGTCGGTGCCGAAACGCGGCAACAGGTCAGGACGGGTGACCGCCTCCAGCCGCAGCACTTCGGTATTGATCAGCGCCCCGCTGTCGGCCAGGGCCTGGGCCCAGCCGCTGCGTTGATCGAGCACCACACCGTCGAAGGTGACGATGGAACCCACCCCGCTTTGCGTCGCGATGTAATTGCGCCGTTTCAACTCAGCCAGGGCTTCGCGCAGCGTGCCGCGGCTGACTTTGAATTCTTGAGCCAATTGATGCTCGCCCGGCAACAGTAAGCCGTCCTCCATGAGGCCGCTTTCGATGCGCCGGATGAGTTCGTCGACCACCCGTTGTTTCTTGTCAAATCGTACCTGTCTAATCATGTACAACGTGATAACCGAAACGGGGTTGGGCGGGCAAGGGATATTTAGGGGAAGTGACGGGAGGTGGGATGTTCGGAGGTGTGTGGTGTCAGGTGAATCCACCCCTCACCCCAACCCTCCCGAAACGTCGGACCGCCCCAAGGGGTAGAGGGGGCTGACCGTGGGGAATTTTGAATTTATTGCGACCTGGAAGTCCAAGTCGAACTCAGGTTTTGAAAGGCTTGAAGATCTGCCCCCTTTCCCCCTCTCCCCACTGGGGAGAGGGCTGGGGTGAGGGGTGGTTCTTGAATCCCCCCAAATCTCAACGCTGTTTTAGTCGGTCGATGACAACGGCCAACAGCAAAATCGAACCCCGAATCACATACTGGTAAAACGTATCGATATTCTTCAGGTTCATAGCATTCTCAATGATCGCCAGAATCAAAACCCCGGCAATCACATGCCGGATCATGCCGATCCCGCCGCTCAACGACACCCCGCCCAACACGCAGGCAGAAATCACCGTCAGCTCAAAACCCTGGCCAATCATCGGCTGACCGGAGGTCATGCGCGACGCCAGAATCACCCCGGCCAACGCCCCGATCACGCCGTGCACGGCGAAGATGATGATCTTGGTCCGGTCAACGTTCACTCCGGCCAGCAATGCCGCTTCCTGATTACCGCCAATGGCCATGGTGTTGCGCCCGTAGGTGGTGTAATTCAGCAGCCAGCCGAAAAACAGGAAGCAAACGATGGTGATCAGAATCGGCACCGGCACACCCAACAACTGGCCGTTACCGAAGACGAAGAACTGCTCTTGCGACACGCCGACCGCTTTGCCGTTGGCGAAGATGTAAGCCAGGCCGCGAACGATCTGCATGGTCGCAAGTGTGGTAATCAACGCATTGACCCGCAGCTTGGCGATCACGATGCCGTTGATCAACCCGACGATCAGCCCCATGAACAGCGCCGCTACCACACCGAGAAACACGCTGTCGGTGTCGCGCATCACCACCGCGGCGACCACGCCGGCGCAGGCAATCACCGAACCCACCGACAAATCGAAGTGCCCGGACGCCAAGCAATACAACATGGTGCAAGCGGCAATCCCCGTCGTCGAAATCGCCAGGCCCAGGCCGCGCATGTTCAATGGCGAAAGGAAGTTATCGATCAGCACGGTGCAGAGCACGAAGATCCCGACGGCCGCCAGCAGCATCACCCAGTCATCGAGAAAGCGCCGCAGGTCCAGAGGTTTGCGCTGGGTGGGCAAAGCGTTGTTTTGGATTGTCATAGTCACCTCTCAGTTCGCTACGCCGTCAGCGCGTTGGCGCGGCAAAGCCAGTTGCAGCAGGTTGGATTCATTGGCCTCTGCGCGAGACAACTCGCCGCGCATGGCGCCTTCGCAGAGCACCAGGATGCGGTCGGAAATCCCCATCACTTCCATCAGGTCGCTAGAGACCACGATCACCGCGATGCCGCTGGCCGCCAGGTTGTGGATGATCTGGTAGATCTCGGCTTTGGCGCCGATGTCGATGCCGCGAGTCGGTTCGTCGAGCAGCAGGACTTTCATCGGCATCGACAGCCAGCGGCCGAGAATGGCCTTCTGTTGATTGCCGCCGGACAGGTACATGATTTTCTGCGCCGCGTTGGGCGTCTTCACTTTCAGCGCTTTGATCTGCTTGTCGGCGTTGTCCTTTTCCCACAGGCCACGCAACAGGCAGCCGAAGGTCGAGTGGGCGCCGCGGGCGCTGATGTTGATGTTCTCGGCGACGCTGGCGAGCGGCAGGATGCCCTCTTTCTTGCGGTCCTCGGGGCACAGCAGAATCCCGGCGGCAATCGCATCGCGGGGTGAACGCAACTTCAGTTCATGACCGCGTAATTCCAGGCGTCCAGCGGTGTTGCGCTCAAGGCCACTGAGCATGCGGAACAGCTCGGTACGCCCCGCGCCAACCAAGCCGAACAGCCCGAGAATTTCACCTTTGTGCACCTCGAAACTCACCGGCTCACGCAAACCCGGCCCCAGCAAACCGTCGACCTTGAGCGCCACCGCGCCACGCTGACGGTGGC
It encodes:
- a CDS encoding GNAT family N-acetyltransferase; the protein is MTIEIRPATPSDAPQILGFITELADYERARHEVIASVADIERSLFSEGATAHGLICLRDGSPIGFAVFFFSYSTWLGSNCLYLEDLYITPEQRGGGAGKTLLRHLAKIACANDCGRFEWSVLDWNKPAIEFYKSLGAQPQEEWVRYRMDGAVLREFAEGR
- a CDS encoding HD domain-containing protein, producing the protein MNTDAFAPLQLLAAQLLPHALEPSEDGAHDLSHLQRVWHNVQTLHAQEDGDLEVLLAAVLLHDCVAVEKNSPLRSQASRLAAEKASKLLVDMAWPDAKVSAVAHAIEAHSFSANITPTTLEAKIMQDADRLDSLGMLGVARTFYIAGRMGSALYDPEDPEAKDRDYDDKRFCLDHFQTKLLHLADGFQTTTGQRLAQTRHERLKGFMVLFKEEIGVC
- a CDS encoding MFS transporter, which codes for MPSATPQVSSRLFGLFCLASYLLSLSYGSTFLLSLLIGSRGGNEHDAGSVISAAMLSTFAAVIVSGHLSDLLGAARSIALLGILLVAASLGFALAPGFGNLLLFFGLLLGLGWGVFYTLGPIIVASLVTPAQRAKYFALLSGSMMTGIGSGPLLGRAASALGYPITAAFYLAALASLIGVLLFWRLDSQLKKASAHSAAVSRISWRAAAQVLSSRAVFPIIMVGLGGCVFGGLSSFQTSYAAARSLDYSLFFLGFMSAAISSRMLIAGFVVKRDPFRASCLLSGLMMGSILMFAFVVNDGFSYVLAAVMLGVGYGLTYSVINGLAANEAPNGTTAQSLLLFSLSYFIGVFGFPLLAGKIIVKQGMASLLLTVLAVAVLNWLISVGRLVWRRSVTSKALQQA
- a CDS encoding PfkB family carbohydrate kinase, whose translation is MPRLLHTGQVIIDLVMAVDKLPHSGGDVLAQSASFEAGGGFNVMAAAQRNGLPVVYLGRHGTGRFGDLAREAMKAEGIRIGITHRAERDTGLCVALTEASAERSFISYIGAEGELTAEDLASVPAEVGDYVYVSGYSLLHGGKAQALVDWVLDLPRGINVVFDPGPLVDSPDEPLMQALLARIDLWTSNSVEALKFTGAADIAEALNRLADHLPADVLMVVRDGPQGCWISQRGDRQHVPGFKVEAVDSNGAGDAHAGVFVAGLAQGLSASEAARRANAAAALAVTRWGPATSPGTAEVDALIRKTFGG
- a CDS encoding purine-cytosine permease family protein; protein product: MSSSNAGPSAGQLETRGIEPVPEAECNGHPLQLFWVWFAANISILGLPLGATLVAFRGLAIWQAIIVAILGAAGSFAVVGIISIAGRRGRAPSLTLSRAIFGVRGNIGPTLVSLMSRLGWETVNTTTAAFVLLSLCSILFGSPVEAKSAPVLTLIFIAIFVLLTLSVSGLGHATLLVIQKWATYVFGALNILVGGFLCATIDWSAVFNATPAPLSAMIIGVGTMAAGTGIGWANAGADMSRYQHRSVKAARLVASAAFGAGIPLVLLITLGGLLSVGNNDLASATDPIIAIRDMLPTWMAVPYLITAFGGLLLSNNLSVYSAGLTTLTLGLKVKRVYAVVVDIVAIFAGSIYFMLIADSFYGPFITFISLLAVPITAWVGIFVVDLIHRHYYSPKDLLDVSPSSAYWYSGGVEWRAFGAWAVAIVLGFSFTTIGTTEQTVWFRGFLSDSWLGHNGLGWIVTFLVAGGIYFVLGGARDRRAALVENAHA
- a CDS encoding ADP-ribosylglycohydrolase family protein is translated as MTALNRALGAFYGLALGDALGMPTQSLSRAEIKVRFGEITDLEDAGPDQPIAANMLKGSITDDTEQAILVGQLLVEGEGRIEPSVLAQRLIEWEAAMQAKGSQDLLGPSTKRAIEMILAGHSPEEAGRYGTTNGAAMRITPVGIAADVANPERFINAVVQACQVTHNTTLGISSAAAVAAVVSAGINGMDLGEALNLGQQIAQQAESHGYWVAGGRIASRISWARTISVDSDKALLADLMYDVIGTSVASQESVVVSFALAQQVAIGEMNAFEALCMAASLGGDTDTIAAILGAMLGACLGLESWPTAMIDKVKTVNDLELEPLVQGLLALR
- a CDS encoding GntR family transcriptional regulator produces the protein MIRQVRFDKKQRVVDELIRRIESGLMEDGLLLPGEHQLAQEFKVSRGTLREALAELKRRNYIATQSGVGSIVTFDGVVLDQRSGWAQALADSGALINTEVLRLEAVTRPDLLPRFGTDQFITLDRRRRSNEGKLVSLERSLMPATGGLESLPRVGLIDNSLTITLAAYGYIGERGDQWIGAEPLNAEDAELLGRPQGTVFLKALRTTYDRQNRFMEQVESLLDPVHFRLHLQFGESK
- the araH gene encoding L-arabinose ABC transporter permease AraH; its protein translation is MTIQNNALPTQRKPLDLRRFLDDWVMLLAAVGIFVLCTVLIDNFLSPLNMRGLGLAISTTGIAACTMLYCLASGHFDLSVGSVIACAGVVAAVVMRDTDSVFLGVVAALFMGLIVGLINGIVIAKLRVNALITTLATMQIVRGLAYIFANGKAVGVSQEQFFVFGNGQLLGVPVPILITIVCFLFFGWLLNYTTYGRNTMAIGGNQEAALLAGVNVDRTKIIIFAVHGVIGALAGVILASRMTSGQPMIGQGFELTVISACVLGGVSLSGGIGMIRHVIAGVLILAIIENAMNLKNIDTFYQYVIRGSILLLAVVIDRLKQR